The following are encoded together in the Pseudomonas maumuensis genome:
- a CDS encoding DUF6161 domain-containing protein, whose product MTGAYQEVGKAIFRVYFYDPISVIRQEMEDSKISVYKLGSETSVFLLNDSDAGYLIAKTRREYDDVTAALAILYLSKYTRSLVARDERISEFAISDRLTFERSVAIQIAISLQGFSSIGADARSALMLETLDRFVSHADLATDAVNTYVTDISESTQSAKRDLDSLGDSLKNAYIRRRKRYSAYLLNARNSARTAFTDAVDSFESAKTAYHDQVDLNASVQYWMVRKRNHSVFKVVWFFAVLMSMAVMFVSVMGYYGVGGAAGLSSAFGQYRQQSADGNGSSVGLVAALLPAAVSAEAGDPVQHSAQTEPADTGSAVTTTPPHAVVPGAARSEVATAIADLAGVALLITLLGILIRITLRQFNTHSHLTLEAEERITFTKTYLALLNEGKLKSEEDRKLVLESLFRSTKSGTMDEIPFSSPVELIFKTISDKKAS is encoded by the coding sequence ATGACGGGCGCCTATCAGGAGGTCGGTAAAGCCATTTTTCGGGTCTATTTTTACGATCCGATCTCTGTGATTAGGCAGGAGATGGAAGATAGCAAGATATCTGTCTATAAGCTGGGAAGCGAGACGTCCGTATTTTTACTCAATGACAGTGATGCCGGTTACCTCATCGCCAAAACGAGGCGGGAGTACGATGATGTCACGGCTGCCTTGGCAATCCTATATTTGAGTAAATACACCAGGAGCTTGGTCGCTCGTGACGAAAGGATTAGCGAATTTGCAATCAGCGATCGGCTCACCTTTGAGCGTTCGGTTGCGATTCAAATTGCCATTTCGCTTCAAGGTTTTTCATCCATAGGGGCTGATGCCCGCTCTGCGTTGATGTTGGAAACGTTAGATCGATTCGTTTCGCATGCTGACTTGGCAACGGATGCAGTGAATACCTACGTAACCGACATCAGCGAGTCCACCCAGTCGGCGAAGCGAGACCTCGACAGCTTGGGCGACTCGTTGAAGAACGCGTACATCCGACGTCGCAAACGCTACTCTGCCTATCTGCTCAACGCGCGAAATTCAGCCCGCACGGCATTTACCGACGCTGTAGATTCTTTTGAATCCGCGAAAACTGCGTACCACGATCAAGTAGACCTGAATGCGTCTGTGCAATATTGGATGGTGCGCAAACGGAATCACTCAGTGTTCAAGGTCGTCTGGTTTTTTGCGGTGCTCATGAGCATGGCCGTCATGTTCGTTTCGGTAATGGGCTATTACGGGGTTGGTGGGGCTGCGGGGCTCTCAAGCGCGTTCGGTCAGTACCGTCAGCAAAGCGCGGACGGCAACGGCTCTTCTGTGGGACTCGTTGCAGCACTGTTGCCTGCGGCCGTTTCTGCTGAGGCTGGCGACCCTGTTCAACACTCAGCTCAAACGGAGCCTGCAGATACCGGATCCGCAGTGACCACAACACCGCCCCATGCTGTGGTGCCAGGCGCTGCTCGATCTGAAGTGGCTACGGCGATCGCGGATTTGGCCGGGGTTGCATTGCTGATCACACTTCTGGGAATTCTCATCAGAATTACGCTTCGCCAGTTCAATACCCACTCACACCTGACGTTGGAAGCCGAGGAGCGGATTACGTTCACCAAGACATACTTGGCCTTGCTGAACGAAGGCAAGCTGAAGTCCGAGGAAGACCGCAAGCTGGTGTTGGAGAGTCTGTTCAGATCAACCAAGTCGGGCACCATGGACGAGATCCCGTTCTCCAGCCCGGTTGAGCTGATCTTCAAAACCATTTCTGACAAGAAAGCCAGTTGA
- a CDS encoding HIT family protein gives MDIPTRFIIHESRYWILNQRMDSALPGYLMLSAKQMTNSLAALPLEAQAELGKLQARIQHAIEADLRPKRLYIGRFGHDAGYSIHFHFIPVYDWVEALFWLDERYRLLQTFGSIDSALLQTDGAELMLFVWREFCERPVPPPVQGPCVDDVIAALRGALDCELPR, from the coding sequence ATGGATATACCGACTCGCTTCATCATCCATGAATCCAGGTACTGGATTCTCAATCAGCGCATGGACAGTGCGTTGCCAGGCTACCTGATGCTCAGTGCCAAGCAGATGACCAATTCCCTGGCAGCACTGCCGCTCGAAGCGCAGGCAGAGTTGGGTAAGTTGCAGGCGCGAATTCAGCACGCGATCGAAGCGGATCTCCGGCCCAAACGCTTGTATATCGGTCGCTTTGGGCATGATGCCGGTTACTCCATTCACTTCCACTTCATCCCAGTGTATGACTGGGTGGAAGCCTTGTTCTGGCTCGACGAAAGGTACAGGCTGCTGCAAACCTTCGGCTCAATCGACAGCGCGCTGCTGCAAACAGATGGCGCAGAACTGATGTTGTTTGTCTGGCGGGAATTTTGTGAACGCCCTGTGCCTCCACCGGTTCAAGGCCCCTGTGTTGATGACGTTATTGCGGCCCTACGCGGCGCTTTGGATTGTGAGCTGCCTCGTTGA
- a CDS encoding biotin-dependent carboxyltransferase family protein, which produces MIKVLKPGLATSVQDLGREGYYHLGIPPSGALDQYALSAANQLVGNPANSAALECTLLGPELEFQQDALVAVCGAQMTPKVDGVDMHLDTAFEVKAGQVLRFDFPKAGARAYLAVAGGIDVPVVLGSRSTYALGALGGFQGRRLVIGDELPIGAASGKGRVGASLPMALRQSLGGEVTLRVVPGLYYDRLTLAAADSFFAEAWTVGSEADRIGYRFKGGSPLSFQPREQPFGAGSDPSNIVDSCYPIGSIQVPAGLEPIILHRDAVSGGGYAMIGTVISADLDLVGQMQPNQKARFVAVTLEEALQARRSYKKKLSCLSKLFPC; this is translated from the coding sequence ATGATCAAGGTACTCAAACCCGGTCTGGCCACCTCAGTGCAGGACCTCGGCCGCGAGGGCTACTACCATCTGGGGATACCACCTTCCGGGGCGCTGGATCAGTACGCCCTGAGCGCGGCCAACCAGTTGGTGGGCAATCCGGCCAATTCGGCGGCGCTGGAATGCACGTTGCTGGGACCGGAGCTGGAGTTTCAGCAGGACGCCCTGGTGGCGGTATGTGGTGCGCAGATGACGCCGAAAGTCGATGGCGTGGACATGCACTTGGACACCGCCTTCGAAGTGAAGGCCGGACAAGTGCTGCGTTTCGATTTTCCCAAGGCTGGCGCACGGGCTTATCTGGCGGTGGCCGGCGGTATCGATGTACCGGTGGTGCTCGGCAGTCGTTCCACCTACGCGCTGGGGGCGCTGGGTGGTTTTCAGGGGCGTAGGCTGGTGATCGGCGATGAACTGCCGATAGGCGCCGCCAGCGGCAAGGGGCGCGTCGGGGCGAGTCTGCCCATGGCGTTGCGACAGTCGCTGGGAGGGGAGGTCACCCTGCGGGTGGTGCCGGGGCTGTACTACGATCGCTTGACCTTGGCGGCGGCGGACAGCTTTTTCGCCGAAGCCTGGACCGTCGGCTCGGAGGCAGATCGCATTGGCTATCGCTTCAAGGGTGGCAGCCCGCTGAGCTTCCAGCCTCGCGAGCAGCCGTTCGGCGCCGGCTCCGATCCTTCGAACATCGTCGACAGCTGCTACCCGATAGGCTCTATCCAGGTGCCGGCAGGGCTCGAGCCCATCATTCTGCACCGCGATGCAGTGTCCGGTGGCGGCTATGCGATGATTGGCACGGTGATCAGCGCCGACCTCGACCTGGTCGGCCAGATGCAACCCAACCAGAAGGCCCGCTTTGTCGCGGTGACACTGGAAGAGGCGCTGCAAGCCCGACGTTCCTACAAGAAAAAACTCAGCTGTCTGAGCAAGCTGTTCCCTTGCTGA
- a CDS encoding 5-oxoprolinase subunit B family protein — MSSSIRYSFGADEHLFAEVSDSMSLEAFFKGMAVTRAVERLALDGVLDVCLANASFQIRFDPDRIAPADLLEAVKGAEAEAVAERTLHTRIIEIPVLYNDPWTHETLMRFRDRHQDPNATDLEYAARINGLADVEAFIAAHSGAPWFVSMVGFVAGLPFMFQMVERERQLQVPKYLRPRTDTPKLTLGHGGCFGCIYSVRGAGGYQMFGVTPAPIYDPQQNLAYLKEHMVFFRPGDIVQFKSMDRDAYDHAVAEVEAGRFDLRIRPVAFSLDAFLADPIGYPKSLQEVLA; from the coding sequence ATGAGCAGTTCGATTCGCTACAGCTTTGGCGCCGACGAACACCTGTTTGCCGAAGTCAGCGACAGCATGTCCCTTGAAGCCTTCTTCAAGGGTATGGCGGTAACCCGTGCGGTGGAGCGCCTGGCCCTCGATGGCGTGCTCGACGTGTGCCTGGCCAACGCCTCGTTCCAGATCCGTTTCGACCCGGACCGCATCGCCCCGGCCGATCTGCTCGAAGCGGTGAAGGGCGCCGAAGCCGAGGCCGTGGCCGAGCGCACCCTGCATACCCGGATCATCGAGATCCCGGTGCTCTACAACGATCCGTGGACCCACGAAACCCTGATGCGTTTTCGCGACCGCCACCAGGACCCGAACGCCACGGACCTGGAGTACGCCGCGCGCATCAACGGCTTGGCCGACGTCGAGGCGTTCATCGCCGCCCACAGTGGCGCGCCGTGGTTCGTTTCGATGGTGGGCTTCGTGGCGGGCCTGCCGTTCATGTTCCAGATGGTCGAGCGCGAACGTCAGTTGCAGGTGCCCAAGTACCTGCGACCCCGTACCGACACGCCGAAATTGACCCTGGGCCATGGCGGCTGCTTCGGTTGCATCTACTCGGTACGTGGCGCCGGTGGCTACCAGATGTTTGGCGTCACTCCGGCACCGATCTACGACCCGCAGCAGAACCTGGCGTACCTAAAGGAACACATGGTGTTCTTCCGTCCAGGCGACATCGTGCAGTTCAAGTCGATGGACCGCGATGCCTACGACCACGCCGTGGCCGAGGTCGAAGCCGGACGCTTCGATCTGCGCATCCGTCCAGTTGCGTTCTCGCTCGATGCGTTCCTCGCCGACCCGATCGGCTATCCCAAGTCGCTGCAGGAGGTGCTGGCATGA
- a CDS encoding acetyl-CoA carboxylase biotin carboxylase subunit, with protein sequence MTQGIGKLLIANRGEIAVRIIRAAQALGIPTVAACSEADVDSLAARMADEVHILGPARADKSYLNVEALLGALKTTGANAVHPGYGFLSENAEFAEAVQAAGAIFVGPSPETIRRMGDKAEARRTAQAAGVPVVPGSPDELFDVESALKAAESVGFPLLIKASAGGGGRGIRLAENPQQLSEEFPRSQREAQAAFGNGAVYLERFIGKARHIEVQVLGDGKHAVHLFERECSLQRRRQKIFEEAPSPVLDAQQRETLCASAVRLTEALGYQGAGTLEYLYDDATGEFFFIEMNTRIQVEHPVSELITGIDLVQAMLRIAGGEPLGLKQSDIRLNGAALQMRLNAEDPARDFFPSPGLVQALNWPEGEGVRVDSHLYEGYRVPPYYDSLLAKLIVHGSDRAEALARARLAVEQTTLTGMASTLSLHGELLEQPWLHTADFHTGTLETWLAERRSGGAA encoded by the coding sequence ATGACTCAAGGCATTGGTAAATTGCTGATCGCCAACCGCGGCGAGATTGCCGTGCGGATCATCCGCGCCGCGCAAGCGCTCGGGATTCCAACCGTGGCGGCGTGCAGCGAAGCAGACGTCGATTCCCTGGCCGCGCGCATGGCCGACGAAGTGCACATCCTCGGCCCGGCCCGCGCTGACAAGAGCTACCTCAATGTTGAAGCGCTGCTCGGTGCCCTGAAGACCACCGGCGCCAACGCGGTGCATCCAGGCTACGGCTTTCTCTCGGAGAACGCCGAATTTGCCGAAGCGGTGCAAGCCGCCGGGGCGATTTTCGTCGGCCCAAGCCCCGAGACCATCCGGCGCATGGGCGACAAGGCCGAAGCCCGGCGCACTGCGCAAGCCGCGGGTGTGCCGGTGGTGCCCGGCTCCCCGGATGAACTGTTCGATGTGGAGTCGGCGCTCAAAGCCGCCGAATCCGTCGGCTTCCCGCTGCTGATCAAGGCCTCGGCCGGTGGCGGTGGGCGTGGCATTCGCCTGGCGGAAAACCCGCAGCAACTGAGCGAAGAATTCCCCCGTTCCCAGCGCGAAGCCCAGGCCGCCTTCGGCAACGGCGCGGTGTATCTGGAGCGCTTCATCGGCAAGGCCCGGCATATCGAAGTGCAGGTGCTGGGCGATGGCAAGCATGCGGTGCATCTGTTCGAACGCGAGTGTTCGCTGCAACGCCGCCGGCAGAAGATCTTCGAAGAAGCGCCGTCGCCGGTCCTCGATGCGCAGCAGCGCGAGACCCTCTGCGCGAGTGCCGTGCGCCTGACCGAGGCCCTGGGCTATCAGGGCGCGGGCACCCTTGAGTATCTGTACGACGACGCCACCGGCGAGTTTTTCTTCATCGAGATGAACACGCGGATCCAGGTGGAGCACCCGGTCAGCGAGCTGATCACCGGCATCGATCTGGTCCAAGCCATGTTGCGCATCGCCGGCGGCGAACCGCTGGGCCTCAAGCAAAGCGATATCCGGCTCAACGGCGCGGCCCTGCAAATGCGCCTGAACGCCGAAGACCCGGCGCGGGATTTCTTCCCAAGCCCGGGTCTTGTGCAAGCGCTGAACTGGCCGGAAGGCGAGGGCGTGCGCGTCGACAGCCATCTGTATGAAGGCTACCGGGTACCGCCATACTATGACTCGCTGCTGGCCAAGCTGATCGTCCATGGCAGCGATCGCGCCGAGGCCCTGGCCCGCGCGCGACTGGCCGTGGAGCAGACCACGCTCACGGGCATGGCCAGCACCTTGTCTCTGCACGGCGAGTTGCTGGAGCAACCCTGGCTGCACACCGCCGACTTCCACACCGGCACTTTGGAAACCTGGCTGGCCGAGCGCCGCAGCGGAGGTGCAGCATGA
- a CDS encoding acetyl-CoA carboxylase, whose product MAQHTVITPLPGTFYRKATPESPNYVEAGANVSADTVIGLIEVMKQFSELTAGTAGRLDAFLVEDGDPVEPGQVIATLEDA is encoded by the coding sequence ATGGCGCAGCACACAGTCATCACCCCGTTGCCGGGGACTTTCTACCGCAAGGCCACCCCGGAATCGCCGAACTACGTCGAGGCCGGTGCCAACGTCAGCGCCGACACAGTGATTGGCCTGATCGAGGTAATGAAGCAGTTTTCCGAACTGACCGCGGGTACGGCAGGGCGTCTGGATGCGTTTCTGGTCGAAGACGGTGATCCGGTGGAGCCGGGTCAGGTCATCGCTACACTCGAAGACGCGTGA
- a CDS encoding 5-oxoprolinase subunit PxpA → MQAVDFNSDMGEGFGPWTIGDGVDNELMGFISSANIATGFHAGDPGTMRRTVEQAKRLGVAVGAHPGFRDLVGFGRRHINAPAQELVDDMLYQLGALRELARVQGVGLQHIKPHGALYMHLARDEEAARLLVENLQRLEPELLLYCMPDSTIWRIATELGQPVIREFYADREYDLSGSIVFTRNVRAYDPAQVAARVLRACQEGVVRTVEGEDLTIEFDSICLHSDTPGALALVEATRNALDCAGIQVRAPR, encoded by the coding sequence ATGCAGGCAGTAGATTTCAATTCGGACATGGGCGAAGGCTTCGGTCCGTGGACTATCGGCGACGGAGTCGACAACGAACTGATGGGCTTCATCAGCTCGGCCAACATCGCCACCGGTTTCCATGCCGGCGACCCCGGCACCATGCGTCGCACTGTCGAGCAGGCCAAGCGCCTGGGCGTGGCCGTCGGTGCCCATCCGGGCTTTCGCGACCTGGTCGGTTTCGGCCGCCGTCACATCAATGCACCGGCCCAGGAGCTGGTGGACGACATGTTGTATCAGCTGGGCGCCCTGCGTGAACTCGCCCGGGTTCAAGGCGTAGGCCTGCAACACATCAAACCCCACGGCGCGCTGTACATGCACCTGGCCCGGGACGAGGAAGCGGCGCGTTTGCTGGTGGAAAACCTGCAGCGCCTCGAGCCTGAACTGCTGCTGTATTGCATGCCTGACTCGACCATCTGGCGTATCGCCACGGAGCTCGGCCAACCGGTGATCCGCGAGTTCTACGCCGACCGCGAATACGACCTCAGCGGCTCCATCGTCTTCACCCGCAACGTGCGTGCCTACGACCCCGCGCAAGTAGCTGCGCGGGTACTGCGTGCCTGTCAGGAAGGCGTGGTGCGCACGGTGGAGGGTGAAGACCTGACGATCGAATTCGACTCCATTTGCTTGCACAGCGATACACCCGGTGCCCTGGCCCTGGTCGAGGCTACCCGTAATGCGCTCGATTGCGCGGGGATCCAGGTGCGCGCACCGCGATAA